The DNA segment CTTGAACTCAACTGAAGACATTGGAGTCTATCTTATCACGGTTAGTAGCTGTCTAAATGGTGCTTTGTGCATAATGGGATGTTTTGAGATGTCGGACTTTAGTTTGTGAGTAAGGTGTACAGTTACTGCATTGTCTATGACTAAGTGGTCTATTTACCCTCTGCTGCATGTGCACTGCTGGAAATCTCTCTCTGTAGCTGCTGACCTCCGCCAGCAATAACTTCTCTAGTTTTCAAATTTAAGTTACAGGAATGTAATGAATACTTATTTGTACTCGTACGTGTACGTGCAGTAGCTATAGACTAATTGATATTATGTAAATTCAattacacacccacacaccacaccatatacatgtagggggCGGCCAAGGACATTCAGACGCTCTTCACAGCTATCGACAGACGAATACAAGCTCTCAAACGCAACGTACTCTCCGACAACACAGAGCAAGCCACAGATCCCTTGGAACCCTCCAACACAACGACCATATTGCCTGATGATGAGGAAGACAAAGACGAGTCTATCTCTCGGCAGTCCAGCCCAGACTCCTCCCCTGAGGCTATACGAGTGCGGGCCATTGAGCGGCCGCCCGTGATATCAGTGTCCAATGTTGATAGGGCACAAAGGTCAAGGAGCTCAGAGCCATCTACTGATGAAGGTTAATATTTTGCCATAGtacagtataaaattaattcaCTTGTTTGGGAATCAATTGTACAGTAACTGGTGACCTTTATTGAGaagttgttttgtacacaaactgtttatTTGGGATCTGGGTGCCTGGCCTTTGATGTACATTAATTGCTTTTAATTGGCTATTTTTCAGTTTAGTGTTATGTAGGTTCACtgtatcaacataattattacatgctcTTGGTCATTACATGTGTGTACTCCAGGTGGCAGCAAGTCTCCACCCCCTGACGATGAGGAtaaagccacacccacttctgCACCCATAACCCGTTAAACTGTACtcattttatatatatataataatatgtgcTCGATGATCATGCAATCTCTTTACTTTGTACTTAACTTCTGATTAGGTTATAAAATCATGTATTCTCAtacatacattattatacGTTATTatcattgtatataattataccacataTGAATTTGATGGCAATAACTATCTATTATAATGTCAATTTAGAAGGGCTGCTATTATAATGTTACATCTgggcataataataatcattattttgcTGTTTCAATTCGAAAGAAAACAGATTTATAGACACAGTGATGTCGAAATAATTTAATAACGGAACACAATCATGCTATGATGGGTGATATAGTTCCATTCTCTGGACTAGTTCTGTTGCTGGAACCCCCGAGAATGGCAGGGCTGCTCATTCTTGGACCACCCCCTGACACGCCCACCTCCACCCTCACCAACGATGCACTCGCACAGTCCCTGCCCACACTCATGTGCGGCTGTGTCGTCCACTCGTTCAGCAGGGGGTCGTACTTCTCCACAGATGACAGGGGGACTTTTCCATCGTGCCCCCCAATAGCGAAAATGCACCCCTCGAGAACGACAGTACTCAGTCCACTACGAGGCGTGGTCAGGGGTGCCACAGATACCCATTGGTTCAAATTGGGGATGTATTTCTCGACGGAACAATGTTTCTTAGTCGGGCTTGTGTCAGCTCCTCCAATCACGTACACGCATCCAGAGAGAGTCTCAACACCTGGGAACTTTCGAGAGACAGACATTGGAGCGATGAGGGACCAGGTCTTGGTGGAGATATTGTAGCACTCGGCAGAGCTCTGATTGGTTCCGTCTGACCCACCAACAGCGTAGATCTTGCCTAGGGGAGGGGAGGAGATAGTCAGCTTGAGTAACAAGAGTAACATTTACATGGACAAAGTCAAATGAAGTTTCGCTAGACCTCAAAAAGAGCAAGTGCAATTTCCGAAAGAAAATATGCATTCAATACCTCTTGTAGAACCAATTTTGAAGAGACCAATAAAAAGCCACCTTTGTTTGGCACAAAGACATTCGATCACGTGCTTTACCTACATTACTTCACTCACCATCACAGACACAGGCTCCCAGTCCGAACCTCTTACTAGTCATGTCAGGGAGGGGGCTCCACTGGTTAGTACGGGGGTCATAACACTCGGCACTCTTCAGGGGGGCCACTCCATCAAACCCTCCGACAGCATACAACAATCCTACATAACAAGGAATACATACATGACGCTTGTACTACGTacatatgtatgtatgcatgtatattttaGACAAACGATATAATTGTTTTAAAGATACAATAGGCTGAGAAATAATCATGAACCTACGTAGTTATAATCGGCCTGAGCATATACTATTTAACAACACACGGGGGGGATGCAGAAGTTACAGTGACTGATCTCTTCACTCACCATTAGcaaagaccacacccacaccattCCTAGCAATAGACATATCGGCTAGAGACGTCCACTGATCACTCCCCACACTGTAACGTCCCAGTGAGCTCAGGCGTGACGATTCATTGCTACCCCCCACCAAGTATACCTCGTCACCCTTCTCAGCGTCCGTGGTAACAAGCCCCGCCCCCCAGCTCCCGGTGACCATCTGAGTGAGGAAACGCCATTGTCGGGAGGAGGGGAGGTACTGCTCTATGGAGGGTGTGCCAGTAAACTCTCTGCGGCCCATACCACCCACCACCAAAATAGCCTGAGGGGATACAAGAATTCGATTGAAGTGAAAAACACCTGCGCCTTGGCACGAACTCATGTATTGGGAAAATGTGTACACatttgtacatacatatacatgactgtactacCAAGAGATCAAAGAAAGTTCACACATTTGTGGCTATAGTCAAAACTATGTAGACTTGTGGACTCTGTAAAAATATTTGCATAGTAGCATAAATTAACTATACTCACCTGAGTCTTATTGAGTGGTGCTCTGGGGCGTGTCTGCTCACTGCTAAACTCCGCCTTCCTCTCGGGCAGCAGATGGCATTCCAGAGCATCCATCAGGAGTGACATAGCCACTGAGCTTTGTTCGATCATGCCCACCTTACGAGCATGGTCACAGATGTAGGAGGGCGAGAGAAGAGGAAGTCGAACCTGAAGCAAAAACAGTGCATGAGTGCattgcagtatatatatacaaatgACCTTATTAACGTTTTGCAAGCATTACTATTATGCGAAATTTGAGAGTGCTAATGGCTTCGCAAAAATAAGATCGCAAAGATCACAAAAACCTAGATACCGATACtggtattataattacatcACCTTGCCAGACCGTAAAGTTTGATCACAAAGTgtcaacatttctgctgatttggctcatttgcaaaggtttttcgcTCGCAACTGTACAGTAACAGTAGTAATACTGTCAATGGTTGTATAAATATGTGTCCCAGTAGCAGACGTGATAGGGAATGTACATGAATGGTGtggactagcctcgattccaaatgcggcctggaatcgaggctagttgtAGACATGTTAAATATTTGATTGCGTGTACCTACAGTTTACAGTCAGTGCCTAGTTAGACCATTGAGACAACAAAGCCAAGGCAGGAAAACAAGTGGGCATGCTACCAGTAGATGTGACTGGTTGTTAGTAAAGAGACAAGCCAGAAGACTTAGACATGCTAACCACTATGCCCTGAGGGCCCACACTACAAAGCTGCAACAGACAAAGCTGCTTTAGGAGCCAATGGAGTGATGCATGACAAAGACGACTGGCTATCAACCCACATAATAAGCAGATCACTCGTAGGCAATGAACTGACTCAAACGCCTACACAACAAAGGACATAACGTTAACAAAGAAATACATCACTAAAACATGAGTTTGACCTCCACAGCTATGCAAAGAATTAGAGTAGGAAGGTGTCATCCCTTGTCCAAATATCTGATTcaatacaaaaaataattacctAGCATGTGAACTATTCGACTGTGCATGAACTTCACCAGAATTGATCAATATTTACCTCTGTAACAGCAGGATACTCATTCTATTAACActtcatatataattatatatatatacgtgcaGATTACCTCGTTCTAAATCTCACACCTTTTTCAAAAGCTGTGTCAGGTACTTGTCCCTGTTGGCAGGATCGTACTTGATCCACGTTACCACGGCATCAAACACACTCTCCTCAGACGACACATTCAAATCATTTGCTGAGAAAATCTCCAAAACTTGCCCGAGAGGTAGTTTCAGAAATTCTTCAGAGCTAACAACTTCAGGGAAATTTTTTCTCGTGAATTCGTCTGCAATTTTTTTCAGCTCGAAACAAGAGAGCATGTCAGCAAACGATCGAACTCCGAGACAATTGGACACACCCAGATGACGCCTCATAAACTCAGAGCAAGCATTTGTGACTGGAATCACTTGCAGCATACAAGAAGCTGCAAATATCTCTTGAATGTTACTTGTAGTCAGTGTGATCTCTGACGTGTAGAAATAGTTTACGAGCGATTCGAGCGCCTCCATTGTGATTCCATGCATCTCTACACTGCTTTGGCTTCCTTCTGAGTACGAGCTAGTGAACATTGCGCTGAAATAGGGACTACAAGCAGTAAGCACGGCTTTGTGAGCAGGGATGGTGGCATCGTTAACGACTAGGGTAATATCGGAGAAGGTGTGAGAGGATCGGAGCTGGTTGAGCTCGTACAGTACTGAGTTGCTGTGCCCGTGCCAAGTGAAGCGTACAGAGACTGGAGAGGGTGTGTGGCTGGGGTGGGAGGAGGCGAGGCTCTCCTCAGTAGCACGGGAGCGGGGATGACCCTGTGAGATTGAAAAATAAGTTATCCTTCTGTGTGCACAATGGTGGTACAGAATGATTGTTCAGATATTGCTCAGCTGTACACTACCAGCAAGCTTATACAGCTAGCTGGGATCCAGTAGACTCACCCTTCTATATAGCCCAGCACTCATGACAAACACTCCTGCAGCACTGATGATTCTTGGACAGAAGTATTTAGCAGAGAATCTTCTACTCTTGATCTCATGTTTGTTGTGTCGATCAGATTGCTATGAATATTAACTGCTTCATTAATagaggggtcaaaggtcatcttCTAGCAAATGGACAGTTCAAAGTTCACAGACTTTTCTCAAGAATTGAAAATGACCGTAGATGTTGCCCAGTTGCAGTCATCATTTCAAGCCTCATTATTGGAGCTAGGGTACACTGGAAATGTGGGCCAATTGCCATCAAATTTAGGGCAAAATGAGAAGTTATTTGGCTTTGTCAAAGCTGTCACGGAAAGGTTGAACAGAAAACACCATCTCACTTCAACAGAGACTGCGGAGTATGAAAAGCTCAAAGAGTCCGGAGCCACCTTGAAGGTAACTATTTGCATAAATCGGGTGCATAGTTTTATCTCGTGTGATGTGCAGGGAGAAGCGCTGCAGGAAGCTGTGTCTCGGTTGAGTGGATcagggggtcaaaggtcatcaGAGGCGGTTTCCAAGGAGGTAGAGGAGCTCAAGTTACAAGTAGCTAGTGCCAAGAGTCATCTGTCCACTCTCACCGCCGTTAAGGGGAAACTGAGGTATGTTATAATTTTGTCAATCACTTTATTgtactacacacacagtgactcGATCAATAGCATTTCAATCGGGTTTTGTAGCTGTACGTTTATTTGCTATATGAGGACTGCTGTTATTGTATGTGCTTGTTGCAGTGAGCACTATGCTTCTCTGGCCCACGAGCGAGATGATCTAGAGGCACAAAAGACCACTTGTCAGCGGCAACTGCAAGCATCCATGGAGAAAGCAGACCAAGACAATGCTGAGGTGAGGAGtatctaattattattatagcttgtaTAATACAGCACACACATAGCCTCATTTTCAGGCCTTTTTTCACGATACACAAgtgcacatgtactgtactacgTCTTTAGTCATAGACACTATAGTACAACTGTATGAATCAGCTCCCTTGCCCCCGCCCCCACAAACACAGCTTAACAACGCTGCCCAAGAATTGGACTCATCAGTCCAGTCAGTGTGTCAGTTCCACGGTGAAGACTCTAAACCACCCCCTGGCAGATTCCTGAGCCAGGTATCTCAAGATGACTACTTTGCCTCGGAGAGAAAGTACCTCACAGAACTCACTGCATACTCTAAGAAACAATTCTTTGAGGTGAGCTCAGAAGATACACACTGCACCCAAATAAGCGCCACTTGGACATTTCACTCATAATGTGAATTTTTTCCTCCGTCATTATTTTAGTTGCTTTAATtctttattattatacatgtatgttcgcTACACTTGTTTTACAAAAAAACAACCTCCCCAGGGCATAGTGAACATGGTGTCTGGTGACTCTGAGGGTGGTGACCTGGACCTGGGGGACAGGGAGGGACTGTTGTTAAGGGGATTCTCTCAGGAACAGTACCACGCCCACTGTCAGGAATTGGCCCGATTACAAGCTGTGTAAGTGGGCCTGTGCGATTAATTTTTCCTTATTGCTTTTGAAGTTACGAATTAAGTCCCTGTTCAATTATTGGTTAACCACGAGGCTGTTTACGTATGTTGTAGAGTTAGTGATATTCGTTCTGTGTGAGGGTTGATGCTTATTTTTTGTTTCAGATACCCAGTCACTGAGATGAAGTACTTGAATGCCAAGATGGCTGAGCAGTACTCTGTATCAGCAGCTGCAATAGCAACGGAGAATTTGTCAACCCTGAGGCAACCTGGCAGTCAGTTGGAACCAGCTGCACTAAGGTTAGAACATATACTTCAgaacgtgcatgcatgtgtaaccATGCAGGAACTATTAATGGGCTCCTAATGTAACTCTGGCTATGTgatgtactgtacagtgtgtgtacgcGTAGCATGGTTGTTTATAtatgcagtatataattatatagcacctAATGCATGATTTATAAACAGGGAACAAATATCTGTGAAGCAGACTCAACGCTCAGGACTCGAGTGTCAGATTCAAGAGATGTGCTTGACTGTGTTGCCCGCCCTCCTCAAGGACATGGCCACCCTGAAAGTGACAACTGTCCTCCACGGAGACCACGACCTCAAACTGGCCAGACAGGAATACTTCAACTCCAAACAGACAAAAGTGAGTACAAAAATGAATATAATTTACGTAGTTTTGTACCGTGGTTAGTGCTTCTTAGTTGTGTTCTAAAATACATAGTTTTGTCGTGTAAGTAAATGTACTTATTGTTAGGTTATAGAGAGCCTCCAGTCTCAAAGAGCCCGTCATGAGCTGCTGTCCATGTTGTACGAGGTGGAGCTACGGAGACACAGGGAGACTCACCGCCTCCTCTCTGCCACTAAGAAACAGCTGGACAAATGGAAGTCCAGCCGAGACCAAAGATTGGTATCCTTGACATAATTTATGACCTATCTACAGCTTAGAACTCACCTCAGTGCACTTCACTCTCTTCCTGTATGTTCGTTTTGTCATAGCTTTTAGTTTACGCATTGCAAGTTTGAAATTCCTTAACTTGTTTGTAAGCTACGTATAAAAAGTGCCACATTAGTGGACTCTAGTGCTCCTAGACAGACTGTTGATTCTGGTGATACTTTCACCCAAACCGCCTGCGCTCTTCTTGGTCTAAGCTCTACTCCAGAGGCTCCATTCATCACCATTGACTCACTTAAGGCTGCATTCAAGCAGCTGGCCCAAAGACTAACCACAGCTGAGGATGTACTACAAGCTATGTTTATGGAACAAGAGGATTTGATGGAAGAACAGTaagtgataataataatattattatgactaCATTCAATGCCCGCCCCTATGCCCATCATTTATTATTCACAGGCATCAGCATCATGACAGCTTGGTTTACAGTGTATTCCACAACTCAGAGAAGCCTGTGCTGACCATTGAAGAATACCAAGCTGAGTACATTCGCCTAAAGTCTGTGGTGACCACAATGGAAAAGAACATCAAAGCTCTATTGAAGCAGTTCGACAGTCACCGAAAGACTATCAGTTCAGATTCTTCCCTTACCACTGAGAGAAAACTATTTGTTCATTTCTTCATAGACTCTAATAAACTACACGATGTCATAGGAGAGATTACCAAAAGAATCGACACCATTACAGCCACCATAGAACAATAATATTTTTTACATATTTTATTAATTGATTTGTGATGTACAATCGCGACTGACCGTCTTGATTTGATTCATTACATTTTTTCATCGAAATAttgaaaattaattaattaattcatgcattaataattaataggAGGCCATTATAGAGGATTCTTACGAGAGGGTCTTCTGGACCAAAGGTCACCACAGTGCCAGAGAAGTATAATCAAGGCCAGCTAAAAACAAGTTATAATGACATCCTATATAGCAACTAAGAAGTAGAGCAATTACCGTACACGTCTTTCCCATAACATTTTACAGCTGGATCTAGATCATGTATTACAAGGCAATTAATTGATCAGGATACTGAATTTAACACCATAATAACATTTATACTTATGTACAACACCATGGAGATAAAAATGTTTCTTTTGAGGGAAGTGGTGGCTCTTAGAAGAGCCAGTTTGATGGAAGATGGGAGATGAGATTTAACCACCGAATCCATAGAGAGTACGTCCTTGCCTCTTCAGTGCATACACAACATCCATGGCAGTCACAGTCTTTCTCTTGGCATGTTCAGTGTAGGTGACAGCATCACGGATGACATTCTCAAGGAATACCTTCAGGACACCGCGGGTCTCTTCATAGATCAGTCCAGAGATACGCTTGACACCACCACGACGAGCCAGACGTCTGATAGCAGGCTTAGTGATTCCCTGGATGTTGTCACGAAGAATCTTCCTATGGCGCTTGGCGCCTCCCTTTCCAAGTCCTTTTCCTCCTTTGCCACGTCCAGACATGATGAGTTATCGTTGTGCTTTGAGTCGAGTTGAGAGCTTTCTTCAAACAAATGAGATGACAAAACATTGCAAGTGCCACCTTTTGTAGAAATGTTTTGCCGCCAAAAGTGATCCAACTTTACCCGACTGCATTGTACAATTATGTACGAGCATGCGCATTGGAAATTACAGAAATTGATCCTTCACAGGGAGCGTGCAGAAATTGATCCTTCACCTGCACACATGGGGTATACAGTGCCTTCAGCGAGTAAATACCAATAGAGTgagagtagttgtacttaaatgtatctcaagattgtaagaaattgtgcttgaataagctacaacattattcaaaacttgtagtgggaaatcattttaggtgaAAAAATGGGGGTTATCGTAAAAAAATATGTGTAACATCAAATATCTCTGGAACTTTAAGTATTTTTGGACACAttttttgtatcaaaagatagaaaatttaaagtgcaaaaacaattagaccttagacgacaaatttgcttgagttccatcgctaagcgaaaaggcaTGCGCACCCAAAATACCCCATAACAATTGAGTATTAATTAGtacgtgtacttatgtaagctatatatacgtaaccatgcatatgttaggTAACTATTCAGGAATGCTGTCCCCAAGTTCCATACCTTAGCCGAAAAGAATTGGTCTTTTCGATCGCTAAGCaattgtccactatagaaaaatgttggtgttatataaaccaccacatacccaccacctttgaTTGCCATGGAAGATGAGTTTTAgataatttgttcaccaacacaatagtatcatcatattttcttagaaatgttcaaatcccaaaatatttacatttatgtaCCAATACGTACCAAATTGCGTTTATTTACTCTATTGGCACTGTAATACACACTAGTACATTGATAAATGGAAGTGCTCAAAATTACAATGATGAAAAGTTTACAGCAATGCACAACACTGCAAAACATACTATGctatgcatacatgtaattaggatatgaatgtacaataattataattatgcacaatagAACATTTTGAAGCTAATAACGCATACTCTAGGATAGTAGTTCATTGCTAATAAACTTTCTACAATGTGGTTGAATCAGTTTTTTCAGTGCTCCCTCCTATCACTACGGAAGGTGCTTTAGATACTGGGCTTTTATTTAGACCATCTTGAGATTGTACATCACTGCTTGTTGGGTTAGTAGCTTCCGTACGCTTGCTAGAAAAGTCGAAAGCACTCTCTCTACTTGTTTCATCTTTAGGGTCGTCACGACGACACACTTGATACCACACAACCAGGGCAACGATGAGGGCTAACAGGACGACAGCAAAGAGACCTCCCACCACACCAGCTACAACGGCAGTGTTGCTGCCGCTGCTCTGAGGACAGCTAGAAGTAAGACCATGACCTGTGCACAAACCAGAAGAGTttcatgacataattattacaagcaCTTTATACCATACtttatagcaggtaaatttCATGGGGTAcaaaattcgttatttttgtgAACAAACTAACCTTGACGAAAATGTTAccaatgcagtgcatgtaataaAGCAAACGAACATTTTATTCATGAAAATTACTAGCTATACGGAAGTTAGAACTTTTAAAAGCACATCTTTGGAAAAATACTAAGAGCTTCACTCAGTAAAGTTAATTCCCCTATAGACTTAATTTAATAGCTGCCCCGGGGCATCTTTATGTTTGTCTTACAGTCAGGTTGGCATGAGACAATCACACTAGTTTTATCTAGCGCAAGACCTCTACGTTTAAAGCGAGACTACGTTTTGCTACACTTAACAAAATGGTGCTATGAGGTCGCCTTAAAAAGAGATGTTACGGTACATGTAGGATAATCACCTGCTGTGCAGACAGGCTGAAGGTTGCAGGTGGGCTGGAGGGCAGTGAATCTGTTCAGTTGTGGTGAAGTGTCGCAGCAACTTCCCAGCTCACTGCTCGAGTCACAGCACTCTGCATAATAGACACACTTCTGCTGAGAAGCACACCAGCTACACTCTCGCACACCCAGACAGGAGctgtggaggcaacaaagaaaaaAGTATACTTATTGTAAGTCTTCATTATAATCAAATTATTGTAGTTTTCATTTTATTGGACGGACAAACTGTCACATTTTTCGCAGATTGTAACAAGCGCAAAGTTTATTTGTGTGGGTGCTCAATATCAAAGGGGATCGAGGCTGCCGTTCTCCACAAAAGTGTTACCTTAATGTGACCCATATAGTATAAGACACTCCATGCATCTCTACTCATGTACTAGCTTATGTGCTCCTGACACCATTCAGGCAATATGTTTTTGTAATTTCAAGCACGCGTTCAATTTTGAGTAGCTTCTCAGGGGATTCACCTGACACGAAAtaacgtatgtacatgtactgcgaATCACTGAATTTAGCCCTTCAACATTTAACGTACAGTCTCTTTCATAGCCACCACCTTTATTAGCATTAACACAGACTACTTACTTTTGAGTGGCTTTGCAGTTGCAGTTTTGGTTGAAGCaggtgtttgtttgtgttgggTTGGAAACGGCGGCTACTGCTACCTCGTAGTTGACTGGCTCCAAGCTCTTTGGTGCCGGACACGCCAACTGAATGCTGCAAGGTGGGGTAGATACAGACATGAGATACAGACATGAGAGGAGGAGGAATAAAGTGGCTAGTTCAAGTCATACGGACTGTAATGTAGTTCAGCAATACAGACTCATCATACAGACCTCTGGTGGTGTAAGAATATAGGCTGCTCACTGGTACATGCATATCCCATCCCGTACAGTGTCAGGCATACACATACTTTTTCCAATATCACCCACTCTTCCTCACTATCCCTCTACCCCACTCTTCCCCACTATCACCCACTCTTCTATTTCTTCCGCTAAGAGTAGATACACTTATCTATTCTTGCTAGAGTATCTACTCTCGCTTCCGCACACTCCTTCCCCTTCCTTTTCTACTCTCTCCAACCATTATCATACTGTACTTACGATCTAGCTAGGCACTCTTCTCTGCAGTAGCACGGACACTCGCAGCCTCCGGGGGAGAAGGTCTCGCAATCCTGACACACCAATCCATCACGCTAATAAGTGTTATGGAGAAACAGTAATTACATTGATTTGTgctggtacatgtatgaacaGATTAATTAAGGTAGTATGCAGAATGTCTTCAGCGAATGGAGAAGTTACAGTTACTGTACTGAGTACGCACATGTATAAGGCACCACACTATAAGCACCACACTATAGGCACCATACTATAGGTAGCACACTATAGGCAGCACACTATAGGCAGCACACTATAGGCAGCAGCACACTATAGGCAGCACACTATAGGCACCATACTATAGGCAGCATACTATAGGCACCATACTATAGGCAGCATACTATAGGCACCATACTATAGGCAGCACACTATAGGCACCACACTATAGGCACCACACTATAGGCACCACACTATAGGCAGCACACTATAGGTACCACACTATAGGTACCACACTATAGGCACCACACTATAGGTACCACACTATAGGCACCACACTATAGGTATACCACTCTATAGGCACCACACTCTATAGGTACCACACTATAGGTACCACACTATAGGCAGCACACTATAGGCAGCACACTATAGGTACCACACTATAGGCAGCACACTATAGGCAGCACACTATAGGCAGCACACTATAGGCAGCACACTATAGAACAACATTTGTTGCAAATTTTAGACCAAGCTACATTCagggaataataattatcactcgATAATGTGCAATCCAATAAAGGCTATTCTGTAGCTATGCTTCTACCAATGTGCACATGATTGGAGCTTATACACacaacaatgtacatgttCAGCACATTGATTATTAAGAAGACACTTACACTACAGAAGCAGAGGATGCCACACTGCCTTGTCTCTTCCATGACCACCATAAATGCATTGGTGCCAGGGATGCGCTGGATCTGAAACAGAACAAAAACGCATCACTTAATTGTTAATAAAATCAAACAGGTACATTATCaacagagggggaggggcaagcTACAGGTACAACGTCAAAACAGTAGACGGACCTAAAATAAAAAATATCATATGTACAAATTTAGGAGGTCCTTGCAACTATTTACagtaagctataattatagagtacatACAACATGTACGTATGACTATAAAGACACACCTAATCACACAATCAATGTTGAATTGATCACACTAGCAGTCACTCACCACATAATTGATACAGCCTCCTCCCGTTCCCCTCACTTCATCATCTTTGGTGATATCCAGCTGGAAGGAagacagtgtac comes from the Halichondria panicea chromosome 4, odHalPani1.1, whole genome shotgun sequence genome and includes:
- the LOC135334673 gene encoding kelch-like protein 12 produces the protein MSAGLYRRGHPRSRATEESLASSHPSHTPSPVSVRFTWHGHSNSVLYELNQLRSSHTFSDITLVVNDATIPAHKAVLTACSPYFSAMFTSSYSEGSQSSVEMHGITMEALESLVNYFYTSEITLTTSNIQEIFAASCMLQVIPVTNACSEFMRRHLGVSNCLGVRSFADMLSCFELKKIADEFTRKNFPEVVSSEEFLKLPLGQVLEIFSANDLNVSSEESVFDAVVTWIKYDPANRDKYLTQLLKKVRLPLLSPSYICDHARKVGMIEQSSVAMSLLMDALECHLLPERKAEFSSEQTRPRAPLNKTQAILVVGGMGRREFTGTPSIEQYLPSSRQWRFLTQMVTGSWGAGLVTTDAEKGDEVYLVGGSNESSRLSSLGRYSVGSDQWTSLADMSIARNGVGVVFANGLLYAVGGFDGVAPLKSAECYDPRTNQWSPLPDMTSKRFGLGACVCDGKIYAVGGSDGTNQSSAECYNISTKTWSLIAPMSVSRKFPGVETLSGCVYVIGGADTSPTKKHCSVEKYIPNLNQWVSVAPLTTPRSGLSTVVLEGCIFAIGGHDGKVPLSSVEKYDPLLNEWTTQPHMSVGRDCASASLVRVEVGVSGGGPRMSSPAILGGSSNRTSPENGTISPIIA
- the LOC135334675 gene encoding HAUS augmin-like complex subunit 3, with protein sequence MDSSKFTDFSQELKMTVDVAQLQSSFQASLLELGYTGNVGQLPSNLGQNEKLFGFVKAVTERLNRKHHLTSTETAEYEKLKESGATLKGEALQEAVSRLSGSGGQRSSEAVSKEVEELKLQVASAKSHLSTLTAVKGKLSEHYASLAHERDDLEAQKTTCQRQLQASMEKADQDNAELNNAAQELDSSVQSVCQFHGEDSKPPPGRFLSQVSQDDYFASERKYLTELTAYSKKQFFEGIVNMVSGDSEGGDLDLGDREGLLLRGFSQEQYHAHCQELARLQAVYPVTEMKYLNAKMAEQYSVSAAAIATENLSTLRQPGSQLEPAALREQISVKQTQRSGLECQIQEMCLTVLPALLKDMATLKVTTVLHGDHDLKLARQEYFNSKQTKVIESLQSQRARHELLSMLYEVELRRHRETHRLLSATKKQLDKWKSSRDQRLLRIKSATLVDSSAPRQTVDSGDTFTQTACALLGLSSTPEAPFITIDSLKAAFKQLAQRLTTAEDVLQAMFMEQEDLMEEQHQHHDSLVYSVFHNSEKPVLTIEEYQAEYIRLKSVVTTMEKNIKALLKQFDSHRKTISSDSSLTTERKLFVHFFIDSNKLHDVIGEITKRIDTITATIEQ
- the LOC135334677 gene encoding histone H4, with translation MSGRGKGGKGLGKGGAKRHRKILRDNIQGITKPAIRRLARRGGVKRISGLIYEETRGVLKVFLENVIRDAVTYTEHAKRKTVTAMDVVYALKRQGRTLYGFGG